TACTACAttaccattttattaaaattcaggATTTGTGGTACTAATACAATTTCTAAGTCAACTATCTCTTCCCACGCATTTAATGAATGTGTACTAAAAGAAAGTGACAATCTAAACATTGAATTTAAGGACACATTAACCTTGGGCATTTTctgaataaactaaaaattgaatttattgacACATCACGTTCTTGGTGAGACAATCTAAACAATGTAACTGtaatgatttatttaatatggCAACTGCAATTAACTCACAGAACTTTTATTCAGATCACGTGCAATATGACATGCATCATGCATTTAGGTCAACTTTCCTTTCCCAACCATTTTTCCTGGAAGATATAACCTCCactttctctcattttcttgcTCTTTCTTTCGTGTCTTCTTTTCATTCATTGACCAAACTTCATTGTCATCATCCATAACCAGAATGTCTTCATTCGGATACCAAGCCATTTTTTAGAATCCATGCAAGCTTCCCCTGCAAACACAAATTCAACTGTTGTACATTCATGATGTTGTTGGTCTCAACACTCGGTTCTCTTGCTCTTAGACATTTTGGCACTAGTCTTGTGACATATTTAGTGAAGCCGGTTTTCTTGCATGGCTTCTCTGGTTTCCTTCATCTACTGTTATTGGTGGTGCTTTTAGTGTCACTGGTGTGGAGGAAAGTCGCAGTTGGAACCAGAGAAAGTTCCACAATGAACATTACGTTTCCAAAGGCTCCACTTTGTTCCCTTCTTGTTTCGGCTATCaattttctactctttttgttTGATTACTTTTGTTGGtataaaaatggttggtcagAAGAAAAGCTTGCGACCCTTTTGGATTTTCTGTTCAAAACAGTTGCTTGGGGTGTTGCTGGTGTTTGTTTGCACATGGAACTCTTCATTTCAAGGGAAAGAAGATTACCATTCTTCTTCAGAGCTTGGTGCGTCCTTTACCTCGTTGTTTCCGGGTATTTCTTTATAGTGAACTTTGCTCTCTATAAAGAAAAGCATTCTGCTTTGCCCCTTCAGAGCTTAGTTTCTGATGCGTTctctgtttgtgtgtgtttgttctTCTTTTACTTGGAGTTGTTTGTAAAAAGTGAGGGTGGTGTAGGAGATAGTACTTTACAAGAATCTCTTTTGGATACTGACTCAAGAGATGATGTGTTTGAGACAAAAGAGACCAAGGGGAGTGACACTGTTACACCTTACTCTAATGCTGGAATATTTAGCCTTCTTACCTTCTCTTGGATTGGTCCTCTAATTACTGTTGGAAGGAAGAAGCCTTTGGACCTTGAGGATGTCCCCCAACTTGACAAAAGAGACAGTTTAATTGGAGCTTTTCCAACTTTTAGCGATAGGCTTGAGGCACAATGTGGAGCTATTACCTCAGTGGACACACTTATGTTAGTGAAGTCATTGGTATTCTCAAGCTGGAAAGAAATCATTTACACAGCCATCCTTGCATTGCTAAACACATTGGCTTCTTTTGTTGGTCCCTATCTTATTGATGGTTTTGTTCAATTCCTTAACGGACAACGGAAATTTGAGCATGAGGGCCTTATATTGGTGACTGCATTTTTTGTGGCAAAGCTTTTGGAGTGCCTCACAAGGAGGCACTGGTTATTTAGGTTGCAACAGGTTGGAATACGAATGCGAGCACTGCTTGTGAcaatgatatataataaaattttgaatctttCATGTCAATCCAAGCACGGCCACACTACTGGGGAAATAATCAACTTCATGACCGTTGATGCAGAAAAAGTTGGTGAGTTCAGTTGGCATCTACATGATCTGTGGTTAGTAGTTCTACAGGTTATAGTAGCCTTGTTGATTTTGTATAGAAATCTTGGGCTTGCTTCAATTTCTGGCCTTGTTGCAATTCTCATAGTAATGTGGGCAAACATTCCCTTGGGTTCAATCCAAGAGAAGTTTCATAACAAGTTGATGGAGTCAAAAGATGCACGAATGAAAACAACTTCTGAGATTTTGAGAAACATGCGGATTCTCAAACTACAAGGATGGGAAATGAAGTTTTTGTCAAACATAACCCAACTCAGAAAGATTGAGCAGGACtggttaaaaaaagttatatactCGTTAGTCATGATCATATTTGTGTTTTGGTGTGCCCCAGCATTTGTGTCAGTGGTTACTTTTGGTACTTGTATACTTGTAGGAATCCCCCTTGAGTCAGGGAAGATACTGTCTACACTTGCCACATTCCAGATTCTCCAAGAACCCATTTATAATCTTCCAGAGACAATATCAATGATGGCACAGACTAAGGTTTCTCTTGACAGGATTGCATCTTTCCTTCGTCTGGATGAGATTCTATTTGATGTTGTGGAGAAGCTTCCACAAGGTAGTTCTAATGTAGCTGTTGAAGTAGTTGATGGGAATTTCTCTTGGGACTCATTTTCCCCTGGTATAACATTGCAAAACATAAATTTCAGAGTTTTTCATGGCATGAAGGTTGCAGTTTGTGGTAGTGTTGGATCAGGCAAGTctacttttctttcttgtatATTAGGAGAAGTACCCAAGAAATCAGGGATTTTGAAGGTGTGTGGAACAAAGGCCTATGTAGCTCAGTCACCGTGGATACAAAGTAGCACGATAGAGGATAATATATTGTTTGGTAAGGACATGGAAAGGCAAAGGTATGAGAAGGTTCTTGAAGCTTGTTGCCTAAAGAAGGATCTAGATGTTTTGCCATTTGGAGATCAGACTATAATAGGGGAGAGGGGGATAAATTTGAGTGGTGGACAGAAACAGAGAATACAAATTGCTCGTGCTCTGTATCATGATGCTGATATATATCTATTGGATGATGTGTTTAGTGCTGTGGATGCTCACACAGGATCTCATCTTTTTCAGGTAACTCATTTTCTACTGTAATTTGTAGTAGAGTGTTATTATTCTATTGTATTCTTTGTATGTATTATAAAACGGAAACTTTCTCAAGCATTTTGTCCAATGTTCTCAAAGTACCATGGCCATTGTACTAGTATTTCGTTAAATGACCCTTTTAGTTTATGTATATGACAGGAATGCTTACTCAACTATTTAAGTTCAAAGACAGTGGTTTATGTCACTCATCAAGTAGAGTTCTTACCTGCCGCTGACCTTATTTTGGTGAGCAGTTCTCAGAGCTATGCTGTCATTAATTCATTTAGTTTGCTTTCCTTCTTCATATATTTCTCATCAGATTATGCTTTATGGTTAGGTCATGAAAGATGGAAAGATTATTCAAAGTGGAAAATACGATTATCTGCTCAAGTCAGGCACTGATTTTATGGAACTTGTTGGTGCTCATAAAGAAGCTTTGTCTGCACTTGATTCAATAGATGGAGGGAAAGCGTCTGCTATAACAAGTACATCAAAAGAGGATGTAAGTTTCGTTGTTTCTCAAGGTattgaagaaaaggaagtaaggaaaaatgagaaaaatggtGGAAAAGATAACAAACATGACCCAAAAGGCCAACTTatccaagaagaagaaagagagaaaggtaAAGTAGGGTTTGCAGTTTATTGGAAATATATAACAACAACATATGGAGGAGCACTTGTACCACTCATATTGTGTGCTGAAATTTTGTTTCAACTTCTTCAAATTGGAAGCAACTATTGGATGGCTTGGGCAACTCCTATCACATCTGATGCTGAGCCAACTGTTGGAGGAAGTGCCCTTATATTTGTATATGTAGCTTTGGCCATAGGAAGTTCTATCTGTGTCCTTGCTAGAGCAACACTTGTTGCCACAACTGGTTATAAGACAGCTACTTCACTCTTCAACAACATGCATCTCAGCATTTTCCGTGCTCCAATGTCATTTTTCGATGCCACTCCAAGTGGGAGAATCCTTAATAGGGTACGTGGGGTGGAACTATGGATGTCACACTATCCATTCCATTTGTTATGATTTTGAGAACAATATATTAATCCTTCATATATTTTCGATTACCATTGATTAGTTAACTATTAGTCACAAGAACTTTACTAGTTGTTTTCACTTTTCAGTGTTTATAGGACGATTTTTCTCAAAAACATGAATAAACTCTATGCTCTTTTCAGGCTTCTACTGATCAAAGGGCAGTGGATATAGACATTCCTTTTCAAACTGGATCGTTTGCTGCCTCTATAGTCCATCTTCTCGGAATTGTAGCAGTAATGTCTCAAGTTGCATGGCAGGTTTTCATTGTCTTTATTCCCATCACAGCAATCAACATTTGGTATCAGGTACTTTGTTTTGCaccatgttgtctttgatgacaGGATATAAAGATGTGACTGGATCATTTGCCAGATTTATTTATCACGCTTTGAGTTGACATCTTAAAAACTTACCATTCATCAGCAATATTATCTACCAGCAGCCCGGGAACTATCACGTTTAGTTGGGGTATGCAACGCTCCTGTCATTCAGCACTTTGCTGAAACAATATCAGGTGCATCAACCATCAGGAGCTTTGATCAGGTGCCAAGATTTCAGCAAACAAATATGAAACTGATGGATGGATATTCTCGCCCCAAGTTCAACAATGCTGCTACTATGGAATGGTTGTGCTTCCGATTAGATATCTTGTCTTCCATCACATTTGCcttttgcttgatattcttgaTATCTATTCCACATGGGTTCATAGATTCAGGTATGAAACTCAAATCCAATATCTTATTTACCAATCAAAATTGTGTGTTCATAACAGGGCACTTGACCATAATCGcggtacatttttttttcttgcttttgaaGGTATTGCTGGTTTAGCTGTAACCTATGGCCTTAATCTGAACATTATACAATCATGGATGATATGGGAACTTTGCAGCTTGGAGAACAAAATTATATCAGTGGAAAGaattcttcagttttcttcaaTTCCTAGTGAGCCTCCTCTTGTTGTAGAGGAAAACCGGCCACATGATTCTTGGCCATCATGTGGCAGGATTGATATTCACAACCTGCAGGTAATTGGACTTCTCAATATGCTAGCATTTTAATACGTTCTTCTTCCGTTGTTGATTTACCAAACTTGAGCCAAGTTACTTGATGAAGGTACGTTACGCTCCACATATGCCATTTGTGTTGCATGGCTTTACATGCACATTCCATGGAGGACTTAAAACTGGAATTGTTGGGAGAACAGGAAGTGGCAAATCAACTCTCATACAAACACTATTCCGAATTGTTGAGCCTACTGTTGGGAGAATTATGATTGATGGCATCAACATCTCATCCATTGGACTTCATGATTTGAGGTCTAGACTGAGCATTATCCCTCAGGATCCAACCATGTTTGAAGGTACTGTGAGAAGTAATATGGACCCACTTGAAGAGTACACAGATGAACAAATTTGGGAGGTGAGTTGGTTTCATTTGTCACACAAGAAGAGACTGGATTCTATCCAAAACATTTGACTTGTGGTTGTTCTTCAAATTAGCAGTTTCTTCATATTGGAATTCTCTTATGTAGGCCCTTGATAAGTGCCAACTTGGAGATGAAGTCAGAAGGAAAGAAGGAAAACTAGACTATGCAGGTCTGTCTCATAACTTTGTTGAACATAAATCTAAAtgaatttagtttaaatatacTCACAATGGATGCTGCAGTTTGTGAGGATGGAGAAAATTGGAGTATGGGTCAGAGGCAATTGGTATGTCTTGGTAGAGTACTGCTTAAGAAGAGTAAGGTCTTGGTGCTAGATGAAGCTACTGCATCAGTTGACACAGCTACAGATAATTTGATTCAGCAAACTCTTAGGCAATACTTTTCTGATTTCACAGTCATTACAATTGCCCATAGAATAACTTCTGTCATTGATAGTGATATGATTCTACTACTTAATCAAGGTGAGAAGAGGCTTTAATGCTACATTCTTCTTTGAACTTAAATCACTTTAATGTACATTTGTTCATGATTTCAATGGACATTGTTGCAGGACTAATTGAGGAGTATGATTCTCCAGCAAGGTTGCTAGAGGACAAGTTTTCATCTTTTGCTCAACTTGTAGCAGAGTACACCACAAGGTCCAATTCCAGTTTTGACCAACTAAAATAAgagtttttccctttttcatctTTGTTTAATGAAATCAAGTTTGGGAAATTACAAGGATAATCAGTGTTTAATGATGTTTGCTTATGATGTTCACCTTAGTTGTCTTAGCATTGAGTGGAACTTTTATATAGTAATGCATACCTCCCCTCTCACAAATAATAAATCCCCCAAAGTGAACACATAAGTAACTACCATCCATTTGATATTCCTTTCACACCATTCTATTAAGTTCTTATCAGTGAATTAATGTAGAATAAGAACATTTATGaataatacaattcaaaaaatcataaaaaagaaattttttaaaggtCAAACACACTGAACTTGACAGATGcctgttaaatttaatttgatgcTGTTACATGGTGATCTATCTGTcccttttatttattgttaaaccCTAGTCGCAACCCAAAATATTCTAAgtctcttcttttattttgagCTACCTTTTTCTTTAACCGGTTAAAGTTGGGATTTTTCATTATTAGGGTTTTTCTTTGCATCAGATTCTACTCAGTATTTTTCATGCTCTTCttcttaaatctttttatttttgtttttgtttaagcTTCGATCTTTCTAacaaaaagtttgaatttttctttacatTAGATTCAACTCtcagttttattttctttaagaatgcaaaaccaaaatttttattcttcaatGTTGATAAGTTGTTGGTGTTTTAGGTGGCTTTGTCAAACCTAACAATGCATAAAAAACAACAATGTTCTTCCCATTTAACATGCCttactaattaattatatcctttttatttttccaaatcaaTCATACTCCTAACCTAAATACCTGCTCTGTCCACTCAATTTTTTAGAATGTattcacattttaatttattagaagattttttattagttctgtcggtctctgttttttttttaagttaaatttaaaatggtaAACATGATTTAAATGATTAAGAActttatattgtattatttgaatgataatattttaatttaaattattaacacttataaattaaattttaattaaaaactttaatacatatatttttaatatatatatatatatatatatatatatatatatatatatatatatattaaaacaactcaattgttggaagtcccacatcgactagagataaggccaatttataatatataagtgaggtgcagacctcaccttacaagccgttttgtagggttgagttaggcttaaagtcaacttctaatatggtatcagagccatggttagagcctatccatatttcttgtttcttgggcatttctattccacccgttgtcgggtcgctattggaccacccaatttctactatcacttATGTACCTTCGAAAGCACCTTTAGCTCTTATGCTCTCATGGTATAATAACTAAGATTTCTTTACTACTGATTTCATATAGAATCTTTCcaagaaaatcataaatcatataaagcttgttaatataataatgaagTTTAGCTTATTAAAAACGTTGAAGTCAGTTCGAGCATATGCCCTAAATTAATCACTTCATCATTAACTAAATCTCTGAGGAAATGAAACCTTACTACAATGTGTTTGCTTCTGCCACAAAAAGTAGGGTTTTTAGACAGCTGAATAATTGAATTATTGTTGCATAAAATCCCAgtagcttttttcttttttattccaaGATGCTCTTAAATTCTTTTAAGCTAAATACATTGACATACACAGAATGTTGAAACAATATATTCCATCTCAGTGGTAGATAAGCTTACTATAGGCTGTTTCTTTGAAGCCCATGATACAATTGTTGTTCCTATCATGAAAACTCCCTCATATGAAAtctatttttcttcctttttgatAGAAGAGACCATATTCAATTGCCTTTAAGATATCTGAGAAGCCTTTTAACTGTGGACCAATGAGATTCCTTCGGATTAGCCATGTATCTACTATTTAAGCTTGTTCCAAACATTAAGTCTGGATGTGTGGTTGTTAAATACATGAGGCAACCAATGAATTGCTTAAACTTTGTAGTATCTATTGGAGTTGCCTCATCATCTTTGGATAACATGGTTCCTGGTACTATGGGATTTCGCATGGGAATGTCGTCTAACATATTGAATCGAGCTAGTATCTCCTTTGCATACCTTCGTTAGCAAATAAAGATGCCTGCTTCATTTTGAATAACTTCTATTCCCAAAAAAATATAGCATCCTTCCCACATCTGTCATATCAAACTTCAATTGCATTGATCATTTGAATTCTTCACAAATATCTTTGTTATTGCCAGTAAAGATTAGATCATCCACATACAAACTAACTATTAGGATACCGCTTCTAACCTTTTTCGTGAACAGAGTGTGTTCACTGGCACAACGTTCAAACtgttctttaataaaatacGCTTCAATTTTACTATACCGAGCTCGTAGTGCTTGTTTGAGCCCGTATAAGGCTTTTTAAAGTTTGTAGACTTggctttctcttcctttcttaaTAAAACAGGCGGGTTGTTGAACATAAATCTCTTCTGTAATTTCACCGTGTAAGAATGCACTTTTTACATCGAGCTGAAAAACTTCCCATGCATTTTGAGCAGCCACAACTAGTAACATTCTCACAGTGTCAAGTCTCGCAACAGGGGCGAAAACTTTTGTGTAGTTGATGTAGTAGGTTTGCGCATAACCTTTGGCTACCAATTTGGCTTTGTATTTTTCTACATGTCCTCTTTCATTGAGCTTTGTTTTGAAGACCCACTTCACTCCTATGGGTATCACTCCATTAGGTGGATCAACTAGTTCCCACATATTGTTCTTCTCAATAGCTTTCATCTCAGCATCCATTGCTTCCCTAAATTTCTGGCTTGCATTTGCTTCTTCGAAAGTGTTAGGATCCTCAGTTGTCACCATTGCTAGTAGATTGTCTTCTTCTACACGTATATtagtttcataaatttttaaccATGCAGGTTGTCTCCGTGTTCTCATTACCCTCCCTTCATTTGGATTAGTGTGCTCTGAATCCAAAGTTGGTCCAACTATTTTTGTTTCTGGTTCTGGATTGTTTGCGTTATCTGCAACTGCTACGCGTTGTAACCCCTCACCATCATCTTTGTCTTGGTTTTTCACATCAAGAGTAGTAGTCGTGCATTCAGTTTTGTTCCCATTCCAATATTAAACAGACAATGTAATCGAGCTTAAGTtataaaatctgtatataatacttaagttatatacggataaaaatccgtatataataatccGTAGATAATatccatttttcttgtagtgaattTCAATGCTTATCTTCTTCGAATACCACATCCCTACTAACAATCACCTTTTTTGTAATGGGATCAAAAAAATTTGTAACCTTTTGTCTCATCACTCACGCTTAAGAGAACACATTGGCGACTTTTGTCATCCAATTTCCTTCATTGTTGGTCTGGAATATGAACATACGCAATGCATCCAAATATGCGAAAATAATTTACATGAGGTTTAATTCCACTCCATACCTCTCCAAGTGTCTTGTATTCAACTGTAGTTGTGGGACTCCTATTCTGGATATGAACGCGTCATTTTATTGCCTCAGGCCAGAAGGTCTTGGGGACCTGTTATTTATGAAGTACGACTCTTATTGCATTCATAATTGTTCTGTTCTTCTGCTCTGCAACtacattttgttgaggagtgtAAGCAATTGTGAGTTGTCTGGAAATGCCTTATTGGTCACATAATTATGAGAATGCTTTAGATGTGAACTCCCCTCCTCGATCAGTCCTTAAACAGACAATGTAATCGAGCTTCCTTTTTGGCACatgctttaaatattttagatgcATTAAACGTCTCAGAtttatcatgaaaaaaataaatccatGTTTAGCGtgaataatcatcaacaaaacttaGTATGTACCTTTTGCCGCTGTTTGATATTGGTGAAATGAGACCACAGATATCTGCATGGACCAATTGAAGTCTATTTGATGCACACTGGGAGCTTTGTTTTGGTATTGTGGTTTGATGTTGTTTGCCCACGAGACAAGTAGTGCGTACATTTGTGGACATGTTTAGCAAGGGTAGCTCGATCACCATTTGTCTTTGAGCAAGTGTGTGGAGTCCTCTGAAATTAAGATGTCTGTATCGTTTGTGCCATAGTTGGCTTTCTTCCTCGGAACAGTCTTCGACTTGTAAGCACTTGGACTGTTTAGGACACATCGAAGCTGATAAATGAAACATATGATTTCCTCTCATAGTGGTAAGGATAATTAACCCTCTACCAGGATGAAATATTTTGCATGATCCATGTTGAATCAAGATCGTAAGCATGGTTATCGAAAACGCGAGTTATATTGTTAACTCGACCGAGTTTACGAGTTCAGACAATGCTTTCGAGTTAACTTGTAAGAAAACTCGGTTTTAGAGTAGGATCGGTAGACTCGGTTGTTGACTCGCTAAACTCGCCTAAAATCGTGATTTTGGTTCCGATTTTgcgagtttgaaaaaaaaatcgaaaacaCAAAACGATTCGTTTTTAGGACGCATcagaataagttttttaaaacattcaCTCActgttcatcttctttctcGCGCTCTCGCTTTCTATCTCGTTCGATCTCGTCCTTCGTCACTTCCTCGTTCATCAAGTTCACAGTCCGCCGCGTCGTCGATCTTGACGTTCGAACTCAGCCTTCGTCGCGTCATCGATCTCGACGTTTGACCTCGCCTCTGTCGCACCTTCGTTCTCATCCCTGTGGGTTCTGTAAGTGCAAACCCTCTATCACTAAAATCTGAAGTTTGGTTTCATGGGCACTAcaagttatattttaaacactttTATGGCACTGGCACTCACAGACACTgcaacatgtattttttttttattgattttaagttGAGTTGATGTCACGGGCcaacaacatattttttaaacattttaatggCACTATGCAACTGTACTTTGGGTTCACGGGCACTgcaacttattattttattgaatttaagtAAAGTTGATGTTGCGTTACGGGCACTGCACTGCAccaaataactttttaatagtATGTTACGGGCACTGCACCACTTTACATCACAACATTACAGTGCatcattctttttaattttttcaaaaataaagtgttGCACACTGCAGTGTTAAAAAAACTGTGCTgcaacaatatttttaaacttttggacattttattttttacatttgtaGTGAAAAAGCTTATCTCACTATGTCGGGAAACACATCAAATTCAGGAGAAGTTAATCCAAGT
Above is a genomic segment from Vigna radiata var. radiata cultivar VC1973A chromosome 10, Vradiata_ver6, whole genome shotgun sequence containing:
- the LOC106774739 gene encoding ABC transporter C family member 3; translation: MMLLVSTLGSLALRHFGTSLVTYLVKPVFLHGFSGFLHLLLLVVLLVSLVWRKVAVGTRESSTMNITFPKAPLCSLLVSAINFLLFLFDYFCWYKNGWSEEKLATLLDFLFKTVAWGVAGVCLHMELFISRERRLPFFFRAWCVLYLVVSGYFFIVNFALYKEKHSALPLQSLVSDAFSVCVCLFFFYLELFVKSEGGVGDSTLQESLLDTDSRDDVFETKETKGSDTVTPYSNAGIFSLLTFSWIGPLITVGRKKPLDLEDVPQLDKRDSLIGAFPTFSDRLEAQCGAITSVDTLMLVKSLVFSSWKEIIYTAILALLNTLASFVGPYLIDGFVQFLNGQRKFEHEGLILVTAFFVAKLLECLTRRHWLFRLQQVGIRMRALLVTMIYNKILNLSCQSKHGHTTGEIINFMTVDAEKVGEFSWHLHDLWLVVLQVIVALLILYRNLGLASISGLVAILIVMWANIPLGSIQEKFHNKLMESKDARMKTTSEILRNMRILKLQGWEMKFLSNITQLRKIEQDWLKKVIYSLVMIIFVFWCAPAFVSVVTFGTCILVGIPLESGKILSTLATFQILQEPIYNLPETISMMAQTKVSLDRIASFLRLDEILFDVVEKLPQGSSNVAVEVVDGNFSWDSFSPGITLQNINFRVFHGMKVAVCGSVGSGKSTFLSCILGEVPKKSGILKVCGTKAYVAQSPWIQSSTIEDNILFGKDMERQRYEKVLEACCLKKDLDVLPFGDQTIIGERGINLSGGQKQRIQIARALYHDADIYLLDDVFSAVDAHTGSHLFQECLLNYLSSKTVVYVTHQVEFLPAADLILVMKDGKIIQSGKYDYLLKSGTDFMELVGAHKEALSALDSIDGGKASAITSTSKEDVSFVVSQGIEEKEVRKNEKNGGKDNKHDPKGQLIQEEEREKGKVGFAVYWKYITTTYGGALVPLILCAEILFQLLQIGSNYWMAWATPITSDAEPTVGGSALIFVYVALAIGSSICVLARATLVATTGYKTATSLFNNMHLSIFRAPMSFFDATPSGRILNRASTDQRAVDIDIPFQTGSFAASIVHLLGIVAVMSQVAWQVFIVFIPITAINIWYQQYYLPAARELSRLVGVCNAPVIQHFAETISGASTIRSFDQVPRFQQTNMKLMDGYSRPKFNNAATMEWLCFRLDILSSITFAFCLIFLISIPHGFIDSGIAGLAVTYGLNLNIIQSWMIWELCSLENKIISVERILQFSSIPSEPPLVVEENRPHDSWPSCGRIDIHNLQVRYAPHMPFVLHGFTCTFHGGLKTGIVGRTGSGKSTLIQTLFRIVEPTVGRIMIDGINISSIGLHDLRSRLSIIPQDPTMFEGTVRSNMDPLEEYTDEQIWEALDKCQLGDEVRRKEGKLDYAVCEDGENWSMGQRQLVCLGRVLLKKSKVLVLDEATASVDTATDNLIQQTLRQYFSDFTVITIAHRITSVIDSDMILLLNQGLIEEYDSPARLLEDKFSSFAQLVAEYTTRSNSSFDQLK